From the genome of Triticum aestivum cultivar Chinese Spring chromosome 3B, IWGSC CS RefSeq v2.1, whole genome shotgun sequence, one region includes:
- the LOC123068424 gene encoding uncharacterized protein: MMSPILRPSATRPPPWLPSALHDPPPPPPSSPYAAVPPQPDGLHKHHHHGRILDGRRRWRAAEEQEGGVKAGRRREDTGARASRGDVAAKEVGLPSAPRGGHRLPRARKREDLLGAEKLHVHAIQSLPRRLLPMQPLSWMSISFHMAVFLWIRGRRRVQSRMTRLM, translated from the exons ATGATGTCGCCGATTCTGCGCCCGAGCGCGACGAGGCCGCCCCCATGGTTGCCATCGGCGCTCCATGATCCGCCGCCTCCCCCACCCTCCTCTCCATACGCCGCCGTTCCTCCGCAACCCGACGGCCTCCACAAACACCACCACCACGGTCGGATCTTGGACGGCAGGCGGCGATGGCGTGCAGCGGAAGAGCAAGAGGGGGGCGTGAAGGCTGGCCGCCGCCGTGAGGATACCGGCGCCCGTGCGAGCCGTGGTGACGTGGCGGCGAAAGAAGTTGGCCTTCCCAGCGCGCCGCGCGGTGGCCACCGTCTCCCCCGCGCCCGCAAGAGAG AGGACCTCCTTGGAGCTGAGAAGCTCCACGTCCACGCAATCCAAAGTCTCCCTCGCCGCCTGCTCCCGATGCAGCCACTGTCGTGGATGAGCATCTCCTTCCACATGGCCGTTTTTTTATGGATTCGTGGCCGCAGGCGCGTACAGTCACGCATGACAAGGCTCATGTAA